CCGGGCACGCTTCGCCCGCCGGGCTACGCTTGCGCCCTAGCCCGGCAGCTTCACCCTTATCCATGTCGGGGCATGGTCGCTGGGCTTCTCCAGCGCCCGCACCCAGCGGTCCACCCCGGCTTCCTCCAGGCCCGGCGCCAGCGCCGGGTTGAGCAGCAGGTGGTCGATGCGCAAGCCGCGATCGCGTTCGAAGTGCTGGCGGAAATAGTCCCAGAACGTGTAGACCCGCTCCTCGCCGTACACCTCGCGCAGGGCATCGGTCCAGCCCTGGGCCAGCAGCTTCGCGTAGGCCTCGCGCACCTCCGGCTGGATCAGCGCGTCACGCTTCCACGACTTCGGGTCGTAGACGTCCTCGTCGGTCGGGATCACGTTGAAGTCGCCCATCAGTACCGCCGGATGCGGCAGGTCGACCAGGGTCGCGACGTGCCGCGCCAGGCGCGCCATCCACTTGAGCTTGTAGTCGAACTTCGGCCCCGGCTGCGGATTGCCGTTGGGCAGGTACAGCGCGCCCACGACAACCCCGTGCACCGCCGCCTCGATGTAGCGGCTCTGGCTGTCACTGCGGTCGCCCGGCAGCCCGCGCCGGCTCTCGATGGGCGTGACCCCGCGTCCCAGCAGCGCCACCCCGTTCCAGCGGTGCTCGCCATGCCAGATCGCGCCATAGCCCGCCGCCTCGATCTCCGCCGCCGGGAACGCCTCGTCCCGCGCCTTCAGCTCCTGCAGCGCGACCACGTCCGGCTGCTCGCGCTCCAGCCACAGCAGCAGGTGCGGCAGCCGCGGGCCGATGCCGTTGACGTTGAAGGTGGCCAGCTTCAGTACGCGTGGCTTGCGGCGGGGCATGGTCGGCTCCGTGGGTCGCTTGCGTGGATGGTCCCTTCAACAAAGCTAGGGCGCGCACGGTTGGCTACCAGTGAAGCCTGGGGCGAACCGGGTCACATCCTGGACCGCCAACTTTTGCGCAGGTGCTGCCGGTGCAGTCTGGAACCAGACCCACGCCGGAACTTTCGATGAAAAACCACCCGATCCGCCAGGCCGTCCAGGCCGGCATCCGCGAAGGCCTGCGCGACTTCTTCGCACCGTCACTCGCCGTGCTCCTGTGGCTGCCCCGACTGGTGTGGCACCTGCTGCGGAAGCGCTGAGCATCCACCTCGCACCGGGGAAAGCCGCCCACCTGGCAAGGTGGGCGGCAGGTCCAGGCAGGTCGACCAGGCGGTTGCCCGGGAACGACCGCCTGCGTACCACGGCGCATCGCATCCCGTATGCGGGCGACGTGGGGCTGCGCGTCCTCCAGCGA
This genomic interval from Pseudoxanthomonas suwonensis 11-1 contains the following:
- the xth gene encoding exodeoxyribonuclease III, with protein sequence MPRRKPRVLKLATFNVNGIGPRLPHLLLWLEREQPDVVALQELKARDEAFPAAEIEAAGYGAIWHGEHRWNGVALLGRGVTPIESRRGLPGDRSDSQSRYIEAAVHGVVVGALYLPNGNPQPGPKFDYKLKWMARLARHVATLVDLPHPAVLMGDFNVIPTDEDVYDPKSWKRDALIQPEVREAYAKLLAQGWTDALREVYGEERVYTFWDYFRQHFERDRGLRIDHLLLNPALAPGLEEAGVDRWVRALEKPSDHAPTWIRVKLPG